A region of Chiloscyllium plagiosum isolate BGI_BamShark_2017 chromosome 37, ASM401019v2, whole genome shotgun sequence DNA encodes the following proteins:
- the LOC122541264 gene encoding zinc finger protein 271-like, with protein MEEKPFNCEVCTETIVMSPRQMMHTWEKSFSCDVSEMPFTQSSHLLSYPKIQTGEKSVTCKAYNSSFSQLSTLLNQQDSHTREKPFTCEVCHKSFAQSSTLRVHHRIHTGEKPFTCNVCNKSFSQSSNLRAHQRIHTGKKPYTCEVCDTSFSYPSNLRKHQYRHTGQKPFKCEVCDQAFTLSATLMTHQRIHTGDKPFKCEVCNKSFSQSWPLLVHQRIHTGEKPFTCEVCDKSFTRSSTLLQHRRIHTGEKPFVCEVCDKSFLRSSTLLEHQRIHTGENPFTCEVCEKSFSRSWTLLLHQRIHTGEKPFTCEVCDKSFSDSSNLRKHQRIHAGEKQLTYEVCNKSFSESPYLLVSHDIQTGE; from the coding sequence ATGGAAGAGAAACCATTCAACTGTGAGGTTTGTACTGAAACTATAGTGATGTCCCCGAGACAGATGATGCACACCTGGGAAAAATCCTTCAGTTGTGATGTTTCTGAAATGCCTTTCACTCAATCCTCCCATCTTCTGTCCTACCCAAAGATTCAGACAGGGGAGAAATCAGTGACGTGCAAGGCATACAATAGCTCGTTCTCACAGTTATCGACCCTCCTCAATCAACAAGACTCTCACAccagggagaaaccattcacatgtgaggTATGCCACAAATCTTTTGCACAGTCTTCAACCCTCCGTGTGCACCAtcgcattcacacaggggagaagccattcacatgTAACGTGTGCAACAAATCGTTCTCGCAGTCATCAAATCTCCGTGcgcaccaacgcattcacactgGGAAGAAGCCGTATACGTGTGAGGTTTGTGACACGTCATTCTCTTACCCATCAAACCTTCGCAAACACCAATACCGTCACACTGGGCAGAAACCATTcaagtgtgaggtgtgtgacCAGGCCTTCACGCTCTCTGCGACGCTCATGACTCACCAGCGCATCCACACTGGCGACAAGCCATTCAAGTGCGAGGTATGCAACAAGTCATTCTCTCAGTCATGGCCGCTGCTTGTGCACCAgcgcattcacactggggagaaaccgttcacgtgtgaggtgtgtgacaaatcgTTCACGCGGTCATCGACCCTCCTGCAACACCGGCGCATCCACACCGGGGAGAAACCTTTCGTCTGCGAGGTATGCGATAAATCGTTCTTACGCTCATCGACCCTCCTCGAGCACCAGCGCATTCACACGGGGGAGAACCCCTTCACCTGTGAGGTGTGCGAGAAGTCATTCTCACGGTCGTGGACCCTACTCCTCCACCAACGcatccacactggggagaagccgttCACGTGCGAGGTGTGCGACAAATCCTTCTCTGACTCTTCAAACCTGCGGAAACACCAGCGCATTCACGCAggggagaaacagttaacatacGAGGTGTGCAACAAATCATTCTCTGAGTCACCGTACTTACTGGTCTCACATGACATCCAGACAGGGGAGTAA